AATAGGAATGGCAATAATATTTTCTTTTTTATTGGTAATAATATCAACCGTTGCTGTCATACCTGGGCGGAATGGTGAATAAAATTCTGATTTTCCTTCCATTAAATCAGCATACGAATCTTTATCAATTCGAACTTTTACTTTAAAGTTGGTAACCTGATCGGCAGAAGTTGCATCGGCAGATGAATTAGAAATGCTGGTTACCGTACCTTTAAATTTCTTTTTGGCATAAGCATCAACTTCAATATTTGCTCGATCGCCAATATTAACTTTTACAATATCATTTTCGTTCACATCAACTTCAACTTCCATATTGTTAAGATTGGCAATACGTAACAATTCGGTACTTGACATACCTTGCGTACCCATAACGCGCTCGCCTAATTCTACAGAAAGTTTAGAAATAGTTCCGTCTGATGGTGCGTAAATGGTTGTACGGCGCAAGTTATCTCTACTTTCGGTTAAAGTTGCTGTAGAACTTTGTACATTGTAATAAGATGATTGTTTAGCAGCAACCGCAACCTCGTAAGTAGAAACTACTTTATCCCATTCAGATTTAGAAATTACGCCTTTTGCAAACAATTGTTTGTTACGGTCGTAATTTAGTTTTGCTTCTTTAAGTTGAGCTTCGGCTTGTTGTAAACCTGCTTTAGAAGTTGATAAAGTTGCTTCGGCACGATTTACACCCGATTGATATAAATCTGGGTTGATGCGCACCAACAAATCTCCTTTTTTAACTTGTTGTCCTTCTTTAACAGGTAATTCGATAATTTCTCCTGAAACCTCAGAAGCAATTTTCACTTCGATTTCTGGTTGAATTTTTCCGGTGGCAGAAACCATCTCGGTTACCGTTTGCATTTCAACCAAGTACGTTTCTACCTGCGTATGATTTGCATTTTTATCTTTACTTAGCGTTTTAAAAGCGATAAAACCAACTATTAAAATCCCTAATCCAATAAATATTTTTTTCTTCATAACTTATTTTGTTAATTCTGTTACAGGAATGCCGAAGTAAAATTCTAAAATTTTTGTTTTAAAAATATAATCATATTTGGTGCGCAATGCTTCTGATTGTGCGTTTACATGCAAGGTTTGTACTTGCGTAAGATCAAAAACGTTTAACAAACCAACTTCATATCTTTCACGGGCATATTCTAAAGATTGTTCTCTAAAACTTAATGTTTGCTCGGCAGCTTCATAAGCTTTAAGAGCCGATTTTGTATCGGTATAAGCCGTGTAAACCTTTTTTTCTAAGTTTTGAGATTCTAACTCATAATTTAATTCGGCACGTTTTACGTTTACTTTA
This genomic window from Flavobacterium agricola contains:
- a CDS encoding efflux RND transporter periplasmic adaptor subunit; its protein translation is MKKKIFIGLGILIVGFIAFKTLSKDKNANHTQVETYLVEMQTVTEMVSATGKIQPEIEVKIASEVSGEIIELPVKEGQQVKKGDLLVRINPDLYQSGVNRAEATLSTSKAGLQQAEAQLKEAKLNYDRNKQLFAKGVISKSEWDKVVSTYEVAVAAKQSSYYNVQSSTATLTESRDNLRRTTIYAPSDGTISKLSVELGERVMGTQGMSSTELLRIANLNNMEVEVDVNENDIVKVNIGDRANIEVDAYAKKKFKGTVTSISNSSADATSADQVTNFKVKVRIDKDSYADLMEGKSEFYSPFRPGMTATVDIITNKKENIIAIPISAVVLKADTSAVAATAKTSDSAKKSDTQFECVFVKNGDEAKIKVVKTGIQDDSNIEIISGLAQGDEVIIGPYSVVSKTLTSGTKVTNETKK